The genomic window TCCATCTATTAATATCCCAGTAGTTGAATTCAGATAAAAATATTGATAGCTATTCATAACAAAGTCAGGCGCAATAACACCAAAACATTCATCCTCTATAAGATAAGCTACATTTTTTTTCTTTATGGCTTCCTTTTTATCAATCACATATTTATAATCGGGTATTCCATAACCAACAAAAGCGTAATTTTTCTTTTGGGCTTTAACTCGTACTTCCTTCAACATATTTTCTGATTGTACTCAATAAGCTGTAATTTTTTTGAATACATTATCAACAATTGCTTGGGTGGATTCCGGCCAATTAATTGGTTCTTTTTTGAAAGAAATAGCCATAGGTGATTTTCCCACAGAATCTAAAACGATTTCACCTCTAAATTTTCCTTTTTCATCTCTTGAATTCAAACGCATATCGGTTTTATCCGAAAACATGATATTTTCAAACTTAAATTTCCCTGTTGCATCTGTAAATGTCTTGAAAGTATTGATATGTTTTTTATTCATTAAAACCATTCCAACCCTATTGTTTACTTTTGCTTTATCACTAAAAATTTGTTTCACTCTACCCGTTATGGTGAATCCTTTTTCTGCTTCATAATGAATGGTATCAGTAGCTTTTGTTGTTGTTTTCCAAAGAAAATCACGCCAACCTTGGGTTAAAAGTAAATTCTCTAAATGATCCAATCGTTTGGGATTTGTGGTATCGAAATAGTAGCCAGGATTATTTACTTTTCCTCTAATATCGGATTCCATCAAGAAATAGGAACAAATATTAGAATCAAAATCTTTCTCCTCCACTATTCCGTTTTTATCCGTTACGCTCAAAGAAAAACTGCCTGATTTAGCTTCCCCTGTTTTAGTCTTGGAGACAATACTTATTATCGCTTTTTCATTAGGCTGATAAGTTATTTTATCTGTAGAAAGTGATATGTTTATATCCTTTTCACTCTCAATGTAAATTAATCGTTCACTTTGAGGCCTATCAATACTATCGAATAATGTAATTTGACTTATGCCATCTGGAGTGGTATTTTTTTCTAATTCAAAAGAAGATATTGTTTGAGTTATTGCCAATGTATTTTCTAAACAAGCAACTCCTTTTGCTTTGCAAACCACCGTCACAGTTGCGTTTGGATTTTGCAATAAAGTAGCTTCGTTGGTCAATACTGAAATAATGTTTTTCCCTTTTAAAGCTTTATAACTTAATAAATAGCCAACTTTTTGAACTTCTGGAAGATTTTGTTGGAGTTCAGTTTCCTCTACTGTTTTAATTTTAGCATAATACTTTTTTCCTTCCATAGGAATGATTTGAAATTTACCCATTCCGTCATGAACGCTTGAAAAAGAAGCAACCAATTGGTTATCGGAATCGTAAATATCTCCTTTGACTTCTATTGGTTTTCCTTCATTATCAACCGCTTTAAAACCAACAATACTGGAAACATTTTCGAGAAGCGAACCGCCTTCAGGAAAGAAATCGATTTTATAACTATTGAGCTTTTCAATTACAACTGTTTTCTTTTTTCTTTTAATATTAGTTTTTTCAACAGCTTTTTGTTCTGCAATGGTTTTAGAATTGGATTCGAAAACATCTATAATTTCAATATTTTTTTTGAACACAAAATCTTCTCCAAAATTTCGATTATAATTAGTGTAAGTCCTCAATTGATAAACGCCTGGTTTTACGCCAAGGGAATCCACTAATTTAAAGTCACCATGTCCCAAACCTATTTCGATATTGGTCTTGTTTCGGGCAATAATTTCTTGATCTGAAGAAATTAATTCTACATATAAAATATTGCTATTATCAGTAAGCAAGTTGTTTTTTGCAGATACATTATAAGCCTTATAAAACAAATCGTCACCTAAAAAATAGATGGAATTGTCCGTATGAAGATATACTTTTTCGACATCAGGAATGGCTTTGCTTTCTTGCGCTTGCAAAATACCAAAAGTTAAAACAAAGCATAAAAAATAAAACAAACTGCAGTTTTTGTTCCCAATAAAAGTCTTAACCATACAATAGTCAATTTATGATAAAAAATAAAATTTAATAAAATTAACATTAATCTTATTAATTTAAACTTAAAAAAATAAATCAACAATCATACCAAGAAAAATCTTTCAAGAACAAGAATAGTATAATTTTATGTCAACTCCTTAAAATACTGTAATAAAATCTTATTATTTTCTAACGTAGGTGTGAAAATTTCAAGAATACTTGGTCTTTCATTTTGAGCATACAATTCTTTTAGACTACTTTCTAGGCTACTTTCATCACTAGCAATGCTATATTCAAAACCATACATTTTGGCTAAATGTTCCGCCGTCAAGCAATGCGAGGTTTCGAAAAATGTATTAAAAACAGGGGTTTCTTCGTGACCTGGCAAAATTCTAAAAATGCCGCCTCCTCCATTATTCAAGAGAATAATTTTAAAGTTTTTGGGCGTGTATTCGTTCCACAAAGCGTTGCTGTCATACAAAAAACCAATGTCGCCCGCAATCAAAACCGTCGGTCTTTCATTGGCAACTGCCGCACCAATAGCTGTTGAGGTGCTACCATCAATTCCGCTAGTACCTCGATTGCAAAAAACCTGAATCGAAGGTTTTATGGCTATCAATTGTGCATATCGAATAGCCGAACTGTTACTCAAATGCAACATCGAATTTTCAGGCAAAGAAGGAATTATTTTTTCAAAAACCTTAAAATCTGAAAAAGGAATTTTTCCCAAATATTCCTGATGTTGCTTCTCTCTTAAAATGGAAATTTGATCAAAAATCGTAAAATAATCACTCGCAATTGGAATCGTAAAAGGCAAAAATTGATTGAAAAATATATTCGGATTAACTTCAAAATGTTTGGTCAAACAACCATAAGTATCGTAAGCTCTCAAGGGATCAATGTGCCAATGATGTGCAGGTTTGTATTGTCGTAAAAAAGCTTTTATCCTTTTGGAAACCACCATTCCTCCAAAAGTGATTAGAATATCAGGCTGAAATGCTTCAAATTCTTTGGCTGTAAAAGGCGTAATTATGGTATCAATATTGTTTAAAAACGAAGAATGATGCAGATTAGAAGTCGTTTCTGTCATCACCACAACCGAGTTATCTTTGGCTAAAGCCTCAATAATTTTAGCATCAATTGTATTGGGTTTGTTTTCGCCAACCAGAATTAATTTCTTTTGCGATTGGTTCCAAATATTGGTAAATTCATCTAAATCATCAATTGAAATTTTATTGTTTTTTTTACTAAAAGTCGAAATTGTTACATCAACATCCAATTTGGAAACCGTTTGATACAAAGGTTCTTCAAAAGGTGCATTGATATGAACGGGACCTCTTTTAGTAAAAGCGGCATTAATGGCTTCGTTGATTTTCAAATCATTTTCAACAGAAGCATCTTCGTTTAAATTAGCGTTATACAACGAATGATTTTGAAAAACATTTTCCTGACGAATCGTTTGTCCGTCGCCAATATCAATCTTACTTTGTGGTCTGTCAGCCGAAATTACAATCAGTGGAATCTGGCTGTAAAAAGCTTCCGCAAAAGCAGGATAATAATTCAACAATGCCGATCCCGAAGTACAAACCACAGCCACTGGTTTCTGAATTTGTTGGGCAATACCCAAAGCAAAAAAAGCAGCACAACGCTCGTCAGCAATACTATAACAATTGAATTCGGGATTATTGACAAAACCTATCGTTAAAGGTGCGTTTCTTGAACCGGGAGAAATTACTATATTTTGGATTCCTTTAGACAAACAAATTTGGATGATACTTTGTGCCAAAGGTATTTTAGGATAAACCATTATTTAAAGTTAGAAGTTAGAGGTTCGAAGTTTTACAACCTAAACCTGAAAAGCAAAGTTACAAACTTGACAACTGAATTCATCCAATCCGAACAACTTTTTCTTACTTTTGAAGTGAAATATTTTAAACAATGGAAATCCAAATTAGACCTTATCAAACCGAAGATACCCAAGCTATTTTGGACATCATCAACCACAATATTTTGCATTCGACGGCTTTGTATGATTACAATATTCGAAGCTATGAACAGCAAAAAACTATTTTGGAAGACAAAGTAAATAAAAATTTTCCAGTGATTGTTGCTGAATATAATAATCAAGTGGTAGGTTTTGGAATGTATAGCGAGTTTCGATTTCGGGAAGCATACAAATTTACGGTAGAACATTCGGTATATGTGAACGAAAATTTTCACGGAAAAGGCATTGGCAAATTATTACTTCAAGAATTAATTTCTCTGGCTCGAAAACAAAAACTCCACACGATGATTGCCGTTATCGATGCCGAAAATCAAAGTAGCGTAGAATTTCATGAGAAATTTGGTTTCAAAACCGTGGGAATCATCAAAGAATCAGGTTTTAAATTTGACCGTTGGCTAGATTCGGTTTTTATGCAATTGATTTTGGAGTAATTATATTAAGGAGTACGCCGCAGATTCGCAGATTTTATAAAAACTTTTAAATTAAAATCTGTGAATCTGTGGTGTTTTATTATTTGCAACTCTATTTAAAAATCGAATGCCTTATCTTTGCTGCTTTACAAAAACTATGGACTTTACCCTACTCTCTTCGCCTTTACAAGGATTTACTGATTTTCGTTTTAGAAATGCCCAAAACAAACTCTTTGGAGGAATTGACACTTTTTATTCGCCTTATATTCGATTGAACGGAAAATTGGTAATAAAAGCTTCTTATGAAAGAGATTTACTTCCTGAAAACAATATTGGTTTAGAGGTAATTCCACAAGTGATTACAAACGATGCCGAAGAATTTTTGTTTGTTGCCAAATACGTTCGAGAATTGGGTTACAAAGAATTGAACTGGAATTTAGGTTGCCCTTATCCAATGGTAACGAAATCGGGAATGGGTTCGGGTTTGATTAAAAACACCGAACAAATCAATCATATTTTAGACAGAGCGCATTCTGAAACTGATATTATTGTTTCGATGAAAATGCGATTGGGATACGATACTACCGAAGAAATTTTGGATGTTTTACCGATTTTAGACAACTATCCTATTAAGAATATTGCCATTCACGCCCGAATTGGCAAGCAACTGTATAAAGGTGGCGTGCACTTGGATGCTTTTCAGCAATGTATAGATAATACTAAACATAAACTGTATTATAATGGCGATATTACTTCGGTGGCAAAATTTCACGAAATGCAGGAACGTTTCCCAACGATTAACCACTGGATGATTGGACGAGGATTAATATCAGATCCTTTTTTGCCCAGCATGATTAGAAATAATACGTCTGAATATCCGAAAAACAAAATGGAATTATTCAGTGCTTTTCACGATACTTTGTATGCTATTTATAGTGAATCCTTATCGGGACAAACCCATATTTTATTGAAAATGTATCATTTATGGGAATATTTTTCAGAAACTTTTTCAAATCCTCATAAAGTTTTAAAACAGATAAAAAAAGCCAAAAGTATCCGAAATTATGAAGCAGCTGTGGCTAGTATTTTTAAGAACGAGAAAATTTAAAACCATATAAGTCATATAAGTTCACATAAGAGTAATACCTTAAATGAACTTATATGACTTATATGGTAAAAAATCTATTCTATAATTATCCTTTAACCCAATTGACAACTTCTGGATCAGAAGGCAAAGTTCTTGAGGATATTACTTTTTCTAATACGCCTTTTTCGTTAATTAAATATTTCTGAAAATTCCAACCTACTTCGCTGTCTTGTAATCCGTTTTTTGATTTTTGAGTCAAAAATTGATAAACAGGATTCATATCACTTCCTTTAACTGAAATTTTACTCATCATCGGGAAACTAACACCGTAATTCAATTGGCAAAAAGAAGCGATTTCTTCGTTGGTTCCTGGTTCTTGTGAACCAAAATTATTAGCAGGAAAACCTATAATTACAAAACCTTTAGACTTGTACTGTTTGTACAAAGCTTCTAATTCCTTGTATTGTGGGGTCAATCCACATTTAGAAGCTGTGTTTACAATCATAATTTTTTTTCCTTTTAAAGAAGCAAAATCAAAAGTATCTCCTGATAAATCTTTTACTTTAAATTGGTAAATCGTTTGTGGTTTCATTGCTGTAGCACTTTTTTTGTTCTGACTTTGAGCTGGATTGCTTATCAAAAGGAAAATTCCGCAAGCAATAATAAATAAGTTCTTCATTGGATTTATTTTTTTATAAAATTAGGCAAAATGATTTCTTAATCACACGAACGATTCCTAAATTTTTGATAATCTTTTTTAACAATAACAGCCACTCCAAACCATTAGCATGAAGCAGCTGCTATCTAACAAAAACAAAACAATCTAAATTTATTAACCACATTTATAACTGTCAAATTTATTTACGAGAATTAAATGTTTACAGTTTTAAAAAAGTTTAAAAAAATTTCTTTTATAAGAAAAATAAAATGAATTACTTTTATAACATCCAAAATGGGATTTCTATCGTATATGCTTTTAACAAAAACAAAAAAACAATGACACAAGAAGAATTAATTCCGTTGATCCTCCAGAAGGATGAGCGGGCATTTACAATCATGTATGATATGTATTCGAAAAGTTTATTTAGTGTAATATCGAATCTTTTAAAGGAGACTGAAGATGCCGAAGATGTTTTGCAAGAAGTATTTGTAAAAATATGGAAAAGCATTGATAGTTATGCCGAAAGTAAGGGACGTTTGTACACTTGGATGTTAAACATTGCACGAAACACAGCCATTGACAAATTAAGATCTAAAGGATATAATAACAGTCAAAAAAACCTATCGTCTGATAATTTCGTACATCTATTAGACGACAGTAACAAACTATCTAACAAAATTGATACGATTGGAATTCTAGAATTTGTCAAAAAATTAAAACCAAAGTGTATTGAAATAATCGAG from Flavobacterium eburneipallidum includes these protein-coding regions:
- a CDS encoding glutathione peroxidase, which gives rise to MKNLFIIACGIFLLISNPAQSQNKKSATAMKPQTIYQFKVKDLSGDTFDFASLKGKKIMIVNTASKCGLTPQYKELEALYKQYKSKGFVIIGFPANNFGSQEPGTNEEIASFCQLNYGVSFPMMSKISVKGSDMNPVYQFLTQKSKNGLQDSEVGWNFQKYLINEKGVLEKVISSRTLPSDPEVVNWVKG
- a CDS encoding GNAT family N-acetyltransferase gives rise to the protein MEIQIRPYQTEDTQAILDIINHNILHSTALYDYNIRSYEQQKTILEDKVNKNFPVIVAEYNNQVVGFGMYSEFRFREAYKFTVEHSVYVNENFHGKGIGKLLLQELISLARKQKLHTMIAVIDAENQSSVEFHEKFGFKTVGIIKESGFKFDRWLDSVFMQLILE
- the menD gene encoding 2-succinyl-5-enolpyruvyl-6-hydroxy-3-cyclohexene-1-carboxylic-acid synthase; this encodes MVYPKIPLAQSIIQICLSKGIQNIVISPGSRNAPLTIGFVNNPEFNCYSIADERCAAFFALGIAQQIQKPVAVVCTSGSALLNYYPAFAEAFYSQIPLIVISADRPQSKIDIGDGQTIRQENVFQNHSLYNANLNEDASVENDLKINEAINAAFTKRGPVHINAPFEEPLYQTVSKLDVDVTISTFSKKNNKISIDDLDEFTNIWNQSQKKLILVGENKPNTIDAKIIEALAKDNSVVVMTETTSNLHHSSFLNNIDTIITPFTAKEFEAFQPDILITFGGMVVSKRIKAFLRQYKPAHHWHIDPLRAYDTYGCLTKHFEVNPNIFFNQFLPFTIPIASDYFTIFDQISILREKQHQEYLGKIPFSDFKVFEKIIPSLPENSMLHLSNSSAIRYAQLIAIKPSIQVFCNRGTSGIDGSTSTAIGAAVANERPTVLIAGDIGFLYDSNALWNEYTPKNFKIILLNNGGGGIFRILPGHEETPVFNTFFETSHCLTAEHLAKMYGFEYSIASDESSLESSLKELYAQNERPSILEIFTPTLENNKILLQYFKELT
- a CDS encoding tRNA dihydrouridine synthase, which gives rise to MDFTLLSSPLQGFTDFRFRNAQNKLFGGIDTFYSPYIRLNGKLVIKASYERDLLPENNIGLEVIPQVITNDAEEFLFVAKYVRELGYKELNWNLGCPYPMVTKSGMGSGLIKNTEQINHILDRAHSETDIIVSMKMRLGYDTTEEILDVLPILDNYPIKNIAIHARIGKQLYKGGVHLDAFQQCIDNTKHKLYYNGDITSVAKFHEMQERFPTINHWMIGRGLISDPFLPSMIRNNTSEYPKNKMELFSAFHDTLYAIYSESLSGQTHILLKMYHLWEYFSETFSNPHKVLKQIKKAKSIRNYEAAVASIFKNEKI
- a CDS encoding RNA polymerase sigma factor, yielding MTQEELIPLILQKDERAFTIMYDMYSKSLFSVISNLLKETEDAEDVLQEVFVKIWKSIDSYAESKGRLYTWMLNIARNTAIDKLRSKGYNNSQKNLSSDNFVHLLDDSNKLSNKIDTIGILEFVKKLKPKCIEIIELLFFQGYTQQEAAEELSIPLGTIKTHNRNCINDLRTYLKV